A stretch of DNA from Candidatus Bathyarchaeia archaeon:
TGGCCACTCGTCAACGTTTAGGAAGGCATTTAACGGTGTCTGATAGGATTTAAGGATTGCTATGGCTTTCTCCCTCCCAATATTGGGTAAACTTGCCACAAAGAATATTTGGGCGTCCTCAAGGGTTTCACACTTTTTGACGGGATGCACTGTTGGCACTCTTTTTTCCACTATTTGTTCTTGGCGGGCGGCAATGTAGAGAAAATCAACGGTCTCTTTGTAGGATGTGGTGTTAACTATGGCTATGCCATTTTTCGCCAAGTTGAACAGGGCGCCCCAAACGGCTTCCGGTTTTATTCTGCTGAACTTGTAGATGATGGGCATGTAGCCTTCAAGAAGGATTAGTGCTTTTGGATAAGTCTCCTTAAGCTTGAAAAGCTGCTCGAAGAGATAGCGATGCGTCAGCGTATAAACAAAGTCTTGAACCCTTTTCCGCTCAACAGCACAAACATCAGACAGAATGTAATCTCCCTTCTCCAATGGCTCGATTTTAACGTTTACGCCGCGTTCCCTAAGCCCCTTAACAACTTTTTCGGCACTGCTTGCCTCGCGACTGTCCACTATGATTGTTGGTTCTTGCTCCTCGCTTTTCCTCTCCTTCAAATATGGGAGGAGTGTTTCAGACATGCCACCAACTCTAATGCTATCCTACAAGATTTGATGCTATTTTCTCTTGCGGTGATAACCTTTCAAAATAATAGTTTGTCTTCAATATTATGAACTACTTTTAGGCTCCTTTTCCACCGCCGTTTTTAAGGCTTTTCTTGCGAAGGTTATGTAGCCAGTATGCGCTGTCATCAGAG
This window harbors:
- a CDS encoding ERCC4 domain-containing protein, which encodes MSETLLPYLKERKSEEQEPTIIVDSREASSAEKVVKGLRERGVNVKIEPLEKGDYILSDVCAVERKRVQDFVYTLTHRYLFEQLFKLKETYPKALILLEGYMPIIYKFSRIKPEAVWGALFNLAKNGIAIVNTTSYKETVDFLYIAARQEQIVEKRVPTVHPVKKCETLEDAQIFFVASLPNIGREKAIAILKSYQTPLNAFLNVDEWPKTVYGLGPKISGRVKEVLNTPFKG